One Leopardus geoffroyi isolate Oge1 chromosome C1, O.geoffroyi_Oge1_pat1.0, whole genome shotgun sequence DNA segment encodes these proteins:
- the PPIH gene encoding peptidyl-prolyl cis-trans isomerase H isoform X2, translating into MAVANSSPVNPVVFFDVSIGGQEVGRMKIELFADVVPKTAENFRQFCTGEFRKDGVPIGYKGSTFHRVIKDFMIQGGDFVNGDGTGVASIYRGPFADENFKLRHSAPGLLSMANSGPSTNGCQFFITCSKCDWLDGKHVVFGKIIDGLLVMRKIEAFPCSG; encoded by the exons ATGGCGGTGGCAAATTCAAGCCCTGTCAATCCTGTGGTGTTCTTTGATGTCAGCATTGGCGGCCAG GAAGTTGGCCGCATGAAGATCGAGCTCTTTGCCGACGTTGTGCCTAAAACGGCCGAAAATTTTAG acAGTTCTGCACTGGAGAATTCAG AAAAGATGGGGTTCCAATAGGATACAAAGGGAGCACCTTCCACAG GGTCATAAAGGATTTCATGATTCAGGGTGGGGATTTTGTTAAT GGAGATGGTACTGGAGTCGCCAGTATTTACCGGGGGCCATTTgcagatgaaaattttaaacttagGCACTCCGCTCCAGGCCTGCTTTCCATG GCAAACAGTGGTCCCAGTACAAATGGCTGCCAGTTCTTCATCACCTGCTCTAAATGTGATTGGCTGGATGGGAAGCACGTAGTATTTG GAAAAATCATTGATGGACTTCTAGTGATGCGAAAGATTGAG GCCTTCCCTTGCTCTGGGTGA
- the PPIH gene encoding peptidyl-prolyl cis-trans isomerase H isoform X1, whose product MAVANSSPVNPVVFFDVSIGGQEVGRMKIELFADVVPKTAENFRQFCTGEFRKDGVPIGYKGSTFHRVIKDFMIQGGDFVNGDGTGVASIYRGPFADENFKLRHSAPGLLSMANSGPSTNGCQFFITCSKCDWLDGKHVVFGKIIDGLLVMRKIENVPTGPNNKPKLPVVISQCGEM is encoded by the exons ATGGCGGTGGCAAATTCAAGCCCTGTCAATCCTGTGGTGTTCTTTGATGTCAGCATTGGCGGCCAG GAAGTTGGCCGCATGAAGATCGAGCTCTTTGCCGACGTTGTGCCTAAAACGGCCGAAAATTTTAG acAGTTCTGCACTGGAGAATTCAG AAAAGATGGGGTTCCAATAGGATACAAAGGGAGCACCTTCCACAG GGTCATAAAGGATTTCATGATTCAGGGTGGGGATTTTGTTAAT GGAGATGGTACTGGAGTCGCCAGTATTTACCGGGGGCCATTTgcagatgaaaattttaaacttagGCACTCCGCTCCAGGCCTGCTTTCCATG GCAAACAGTGGTCCCAGTACAAATGGCTGCCAGTTCTTCATCACCTGCTCTAAATGTGATTGGCTGGATGGGAAGCACGTAGTATTTG GAAAAATCATTGATGGACTTCTAGTGATGCGAAAGATTGAG AATGTGCCCACAGGCCCCAACAATAAGCCCAAGCTACCTgtggtgatctcacagtgtggGGAGATGTAG